A region from the Pseudomonas sp. KU26590 genome encodes:
- a CDS encoding GNAT family N-acetyltransferase: protein MSLHRLDKLSDLAPEQWDALIPGDSPFLRHGFLSSLEDSGSLGPRSGWRAEHLLHYEGEQLIAALPAYRKWHSYGEYVFDHAWADACRRAGLAYYPKLLVAVPFSPVSGPRLLAKTPEEGRELLACLPGYAQGEELSSVHVNFTDPVADALLAEQPGWLQRIGCQYHWQNRGYRDFHDFLDALSSRKRKQMRKEREQVAGQGFDFDWLEGHELSEAHWDFVYACYSNTYEVRGQTPYLTREFFSLVAERMPQAIRVVLARQGSRPVAMAFSLIGGDSFYGRYWGCLAEFDRLHFETCFYQGMDYAIAHGFKRFDAGAQGEHKLIRGFEPVITHSWHYLAHPGLREAVADFLTQERAGILAYAEEARGALPYRQAE from the coding sequence ATGTCGTTACACCGTTTGGATAAGTTGTCGGACCTTGCGCCTGAACAGTGGGACGCCTTGATACCTGGCGATTCGCCGTTTCTGCGCCATGGCTTTCTCAGTTCGCTGGAAGACAGCGGCAGCCTCGGCCCACGTTCCGGCTGGCGCGCCGAGCACTTGCTGCACTACGAGGGCGAGCAACTCATCGCTGCGCTGCCGGCGTACCGCAAGTGGCATTCTTACGGCGAGTACGTGTTCGATCACGCCTGGGCGGACGCCTGCCGTCGCGCCGGTCTGGCCTATTACCCCAAGCTGCTGGTGGCCGTGCCGTTCAGTCCTGTCAGCGGGCCGCGCCTGCTGGCGAAGACCCCCGAAGAGGGCCGCGAACTGCTGGCCTGCCTGCCGGGCTATGCCCAGGGCGAGGAGCTGTCCAGCGTTCACGTCAACTTCACCGACCCGGTGGCTGACGCGTTGCTCGCTGAACAACCCGGCTGGCTGCAGCGCATCGGCTGCCAATACCACTGGCAGAACCGTGGCTACCGGGATTTTCACGATTTCCTCGACGCCTTGAGCTCGCGCAAGCGCAAACAAATGCGCAAAGAACGCGAGCAAGTGGCGGGGCAGGGCTTTGATTTCGACTGGCTCGAAGGGCACGAGCTGAGCGAGGCGCATTGGGATTTCGTCTACGCCTGCTATTCCAATACCTACGAAGTGCGTGGGCAAACGCCTTACCTCACCCGAGAATTCTTCAGCCTGGTGGCCGAGCGCATGCCCCAAGCGATTCGTGTGGTGCTGGCGCGACAGGGTTCACGGCCCGTAGCGATGGCATTCAGTCTGATTGGCGGCGACAGTTTTTACGGCCGCTACTGGGGCTGCCTGGCCGAGTTCGACCGGCTGCACTTCGAGACGTGTTTCTATCAGGGCATGGATTACGCCATCGCCCACGGCTTCAAGCGCTTCGACGCCGGCGCCCAAGGCGAGCACAAGTTGATTCGCGGCTTCGAGCCGGTCATCACCCACTCGTGGCATTACCTGGCGCACCCGGGGCTGCGAGAAGCGGTGGCGGATTTTCTGACCCAGGAACGGGCGGGGATTCTGGCGTACGCCGAAGAAGCGCGCGGGGCGTTGCCGTATCGGCAGGCGGAATGA
- a CDS encoding beta-ketoacyl-ACP synthase III yields the protein MYEVVISGTGLFTPANSISNDELVQSFNTYVAQFNAENAAAIEAGEVQALTESNAAFIEKASGIKSRYVMDKDGILDPQRMKPRLPERANDEWSILCEMGVAAAKQALQRAGKTAADIDGVIVACSNLQRAYPAISIEIQAALGIQGFGFDMNVACSSATFGIQTACNSVKLGQARALLVISPEICTAHLNFRDRDSHFIFGDAATAVVVERADLATSQHQFDIVGTKLLTTFSNNIRNNFGFLNRTADEGEGKQDKQDKLFVQEGRKVFRDVCPMVAELVAAHLDENQLNIGDVQRFWLHQANLSMNHLIVKKLLGRDASVEEAPVILDRYANTSSAGSVIAFHEYQDDLPSGALGVLSSFGAGYSIGSVILRKK from the coding sequence GTGTACGAAGTCGTGATCAGTGGCACCGGGCTTTTCACCCCCGCCAACAGTATTTCCAACGATGAGCTGGTGCAGTCTTTCAACACCTACGTTGCCCAGTTCAACGCCGAAAATGCCGCCGCGATCGAAGCGGGAGAGGTTCAGGCACTGACGGAATCCAACGCGGCGTTCATCGAAAAAGCCAGCGGCATCAAAAGCCGTTACGTGATGGACAAGGATGGCATTCTCGATCCGCAGCGCATGAAGCCGCGCCTGCCCGAACGCGCCAATGACGAATGGTCGATCCTCTGCGAGATGGGCGTTGCCGCGGCCAAACAGGCCCTGCAGCGTGCAGGCAAGACCGCCGCTGACATTGATGGCGTGATCGTCGCCTGTTCCAACCTGCAACGCGCGTACCCGGCGATCTCCATCGAAATCCAGGCGGCGCTGGGCATTCAGGGCTTCGGCTTTGACATGAACGTGGCGTGCTCATCGGCCACGTTCGGCATCCAGACCGCATGCAACAGCGTCAAACTGGGCCAGGCCCGGGCGCTGTTGGTCATCAGCCCGGAAATCTGCACCGCTCACCTTAATTTCCGCGACCGTGACAGCCACTTCATCTTCGGTGATGCGGCCACGGCGGTGGTGGTCGAGCGTGCTGACCTGGCAACCTCACAGCACCAGTTCGATATCGTCGGCACCAAGCTGCTGACCACGTTCTCCAATAACATCCGCAACAACTTCGGTTTCCTCAACCGCACGGCGGATGAGGGCGAAGGCAAGCAGGACAAGCAGGACAAGCTGTTCGTGCAGGAAGGCCGCAAGGTGTTCCGCGACGTCTGCCCAATGGTCGCCGAACTGGTGGCTGCGCACCTGGACGAGAACCAGCTGAACATTGGCGACGTGCAACGGTTCTGGCTGCATCAGGCCAACCTGAGCATGAACCACCTGATCGTGAAGAAACTGCTGGGCCGCGACGCCAGCGTCGAGGAAGCCCCGGTGATCCTCGACCGCTACGCCAACACCAGCTCCGCCGGTTCCGTGATCGCGTTTCACGAATACCAGGACGACCTGCCAAGCGGCGCGCTGGGCGTACTCAGCTCGTTTGGCGCGGGGTATTCGATTGGTAGCGTGATTCTGCGCAAGAAATAA
- a CDS encoding putative porin, whose protein sequence is MRLAYTKTAAALCGGVLLAMSVPASAAVDAKLLDMLKANGSISPAQYAELQTELSKDQLAQQQAQKATSDQIAAATTAKSSELSAFEQKVAWAAKTQFKGDVRVRQETVKIDDQNNSQDKNRQRIRVRLGAYSEINPQVSTGIRIATGGDNKANSTNVDQNDYFTKKDLWLDQGFIDYHPTAIQNLHVIGGKMAQPWVSEGDVIWDNDINPEGLAATYSLPINKGFELFGSAGTYTLKDNISGEGTQFKNDLRLNAAQLGTRIAITDNVKMTVGGSVYNYENSNDCNPAAASTSTTFCGLSINGNNTTDFRLYEGFGQLDLTGFVVPVGLYGQYVVNSGTNSDEDTAWLAGVKTKVFGFGLDYNYRDTQRNAVVGAFTDSDFANGTTGSRGHKLSVSYDIDKNFAVGATYFLTKADFATSALPRDQDANTLQLDVLAKF, encoded by the coding sequence ATGCGTCTTGCTTACACGAAAACTGCGGCAGCCCTGTGTGGTGGTGTGCTGCTGGCCATGAGCGTTCCGGCCAGTGCCGCAGTCGACGCAAAACTGCTCGACATGCTCAAGGCCAACGGCTCGATTTCACCTGCCCAATACGCCGAACTGCAGACCGAGCTGAGTAAAGATCAGCTGGCTCAACAGCAGGCCCAGAAAGCGACCTCCGACCAGATCGCCGCTGCCACCACTGCCAAGTCCTCCGAACTGTCTGCCTTCGAGCAGAAAGTGGCATGGGCAGCGAAGACTCAATTCAAGGGCGACGTTCGCGTTCGGCAGGAGACGGTCAAGATCGACGACCAGAACAACAGCCAGGATAAAAACCGTCAGCGTATCCGTGTGCGTCTCGGCGCCTACAGCGAGATCAACCCGCAAGTCAGCACCGGTATCCGCATCGCCACCGGTGGCGACAACAAGGCCAACTCCACCAACGTTGACCAGAACGACTACTTCACCAAGAAAGACCTGTGGCTGGATCAGGGCTTCATCGACTACCACCCGACCGCCATCCAGAACCTGCACGTCATCGGCGGCAAAATGGCTCAGCCATGGGTCAGCGAAGGCGACGTGATCTGGGACAACGACATCAACCCTGAAGGTCTGGCCGCGACTTACAGCCTGCCGATCAACAAGGGCTTCGAGCTGTTCGGCAGCGCCGGTACTTACACCCTCAAGGACAACATCAGCGGTGAAGGTACGCAGTTCAAGAACGACCTGCGCCTGAACGCGGCTCAGTTGGGTACGCGGATCGCCATCACCGACAACGTGAAAATGACGGTCGGCGGTTCGGTCTACAACTACGAAAACTCCAACGACTGTAATCCGGCCGCTGCCAGCACCAGCACGACGTTCTGTGGCTTGAGCATCAACGGCAACAACACCACTGACTTCCGCCTGTACGAAGGCTTTGGTCAACTGGACCTGACCGGCTTCGTGGTACCGGTCGGCCTCTACGGTCAGTACGTGGTCAACAGCGGTACCAACAGCGACGAAGACACCGCCTGGTTGGCCGGTGTGAAAACCAAGGTGTTCGGTTTCGGTCTGGACTACAACTACCGCGATACGCAGCGTAATGCTGTGGTGGGTGCTTTCACCGACTCAGACTTCGCCAACGGCACGACCGGTTCGCGCGGTCACAAGCTGAGCGTTTCCTACGACATCGACAAGAACTTCGCAGTCGGCGCGACGTACTTCCTGACCAAAGCGGATTTCGCGACATCTGCGCTGCCACGTGATCAGGACGCCAACACGCTGCAACTGGACGTGCTGGCGAAGTTTTAA
- the hrpA gene encoding ATP-dependent RNA helicase HrpA, with protein sequence MTDDSTSIDHLFKSLDHAMISDRHRLRRQLHELRKKPDETKLAQWVERVQASCARVVNRAHSVPTLRYDENLPIAAKRDEIKKAILEHQVLIIAGETGSGKTTQLPKICLEIGRGQHGLIGHTQPRRIAARSVGSRVAEEIGTPLGGLVGYQVRFEDQSDENTLIKLMTDGILLAETQHDRYLERYDTIIVDEAHERSLNIDFLLGYLKTLLPRRPDLKVIITSATIDLERFSEHFDKAPVIEVSGRTFPVETWYRPMTAQQDEEGNSVEEDLTVDQAILATLDELAAFERSERKSPGDVLVFLPGEREIRDAAEMLRKAQLKHTEILPLYARLSPAEQQRIFQSHPGRRVVLATNVAETSLTVPGIRYVIDTGTARISRYSYRAKVQRLPIEAISQASANQRKGRCGRVEPGLCVRLYSEEDFLSRPEFTDPEILRTNLAAVILQMLHLRLGQITDFPFIEPPDGKAISDGFNLLQELSAVDRENNLTPMGRQLARLPVDPRMGRMLLEAAKQGSLQEVLIVASAMSIQDPRERPPERQQAADQAHAQWKDQDSDFAGLVNLWRGFEEQRQALTASPLRNWCRRNFLNYLRLREWRDSHRQLSLICRDLQLTVNKEPADFPKFHKAVLSGLLSQIGQKTEDGDYLGARQRRFWVHPSSGLGRKRPQWIMAAELVETTKLYARMVAKIEPDWIEPLAGHLIKKNHFEPHWEKKRGQVVAFEQITLFGLIVVGRRPVHFGPIDPVVSREFFIREGLVRGEIQSRAKCLAANAQLLEQLDELEAKARRRDILADEETLYRYYDERLPADIHQTATFDAWYRMESQKNPQLLIMREEDVLAREASEVTANQYPDTLRLGELTLSLTYHFEPNHPRDGVTLRVPAPLLLSLPAERLEWLVPGLLETKCVALVRNLPKALRKNFVPVPDFVKAALQRMVFAEGSLPQSLGRELLRMTGVRVTDEAWAEAAQQVENHLKMNLEVVDANGKFLGEGRELDELTARFAEAGQAALAVPQSAKGQQPVEAKGFAAVAEKTQQQIAGLSMTVYPALVEEGGAVKEGRFSTQAEAEYQHRRALQRLLLQQLAEPTKFLRSKLPGQTELALLYRDLGRVDGLIEDILLASLDSCILEGETILPRDGAGLLSLAERKRGGLTEHAERLARLTLEILKLWHGLQKRFKGKIDLAQAVALNDIKGQLSKLVYPGFVRETPAVWLKELPRYLKAIEIRLEKLGSQAQKDRVWSIELGNLWAQYQTRADKHAQEGKRDPELVVYRWWLEEYRVSLFAQQLGTKVPISDKRLNKQWTQVEG encoded by the coding sequence ATGACCGACGATTCGACTTCCATCGACCACCTCTTCAAGAGCCTCGACCACGCGATGATCAGCGATCGTCATCGCTTGCGCCGGCAATTGCATGAGCTGCGCAAGAAACCGGACGAGACGAAGCTGGCGCAGTGGGTCGAGCGCGTGCAGGCGTCCTGTGCGCGGGTGGTCAATCGCGCGCACAGCGTGCCGACCCTGCGCTACGACGAAAACCTGCCCATCGCCGCCAAGCGCGACGAGATCAAGAAAGCGATTCTTGAGCATCAGGTGTTGATCATCGCTGGCGAGACCGGGTCGGGCAAAACCACTCAGTTGCCGAAGATCTGCCTGGAAATCGGTCGCGGTCAGCACGGTCTGATTGGCCACACCCAGCCGCGTCGCATCGCAGCGCGCAGCGTCGGCAGCCGGGTCGCCGAGGAAATCGGCACGCCGCTGGGCGGGCTGGTGGGTTATCAGGTGCGCTTCGAAGATCAGAGCGACGAGAACACCCTGATCAAGCTGATGACCGACGGCATCCTGCTCGCCGAAACCCAGCACGACCGCTATCTTGAGCGCTACGACACGATCATCGTCGACGAAGCCCACGAACGCAGCCTGAACATCGACTTCCTGCTCGGCTATCTGAAAACCCTGCTGCCCCGTCGCCCGGACCTCAAGGTCATCATCACCTCGGCGACCATCGACCTCGAACGCTTCTCGGAGCATTTCGACAAGGCGCCGGTCATTGAAGTCTCGGGCCGAACCTTTCCGGTGGAAACCTGGTACCGGCCGATGACGGCCCAGCAGGACGAAGAGGGCAACAGCGTCGAGGAAGACCTGACGGTCGATCAGGCGATTCTCGCCACGCTGGACGAGCTGGCCGCCTTCGAACGCAGCGAGCGCAAGTCCCCCGGCGATGTGCTGGTGTTTCTGCCCGGCGAGCGGGAAATCCGTGACGCCGCTGAAATGCTACGCAAGGCGCAACTCAAGCACACCGAAATCCTGCCGCTGTACGCGCGCCTGTCGCCGGCCGAGCAGCAACGCATCTTCCAGTCGCACCCGGGCCGTCGCGTGGTGCTGGCGACCAACGTTGCCGAAACCTCGCTGACCGTGCCGGGTATTCGCTACGTCATCGACACCGGCACCGCGCGCATCAGCCGCTACAGCTACCGCGCCAAGGTTCAGCGACTGCCCATCGAAGCGATTTCCCAGGCCAGTGCCAATCAGCGCAAGGGCCGTTGCGGTCGGGTCGAACCGGGGCTGTGCGTGCGCCTGTACAGCGAAGAGGATTTCCTCTCGCGGCCTGAATTCACCGATCCGGAGATCCTGCGCACCAACCTTGCCGCGGTCATCCTGCAGATGCTGCACCTGCGTCTGGGTCAGATCACCGATTTCCCGTTCATCGAGCCGCCGGACGGCAAGGCGATCAGCGACGGCTTCAACCTGTTGCAGGAGCTGTCGGCGGTCGACCGCGAGAACAACCTGACGCCGATGGGCCGACAACTGGCGCGCCTGCCGGTGGACCCGCGCATGGGCCGCATGTTGCTCGAAGCGGCGAAGCAGGGCAGCTTGCAGGAAGTGCTCATTGTCGCCAGCGCCATGTCGATTCAGGACCCGCGCGAGCGTCCGCCGGAGCGTCAGCAGGCTGCCGACCAAGCCCACGCCCAGTGGAAAGATCAGGACTCCGACTTCGCCGGGCTGGTCAATCTGTGGCGTGGTTTCGAAGAACAGCGCCAGGCCCTGACCGCCAGTCCGCTGCGTAACTGGTGCCGGCGTAATTTCCTCAATTACCTGCGTCTCCGGGAATGGCGTGACTCCCATCGTCAGCTCAGCCTGATCTGCCGCGACTTGCAACTGACCGTCAATAAAGAGCCGGCCGATTTTCCGAAATTCCACAAAGCGGTGCTCTCGGGACTGCTCAGTCAGATCGGTCAGAAGACCGAAGACGGCGACTACCTGGGCGCGCGTCAGCGACGCTTCTGGGTGCATCCGTCTTCCGGGCTGGGGCGCAAGCGCCCGCAATGGATCATGGCCGCCGAGTTGGTGGAAACCACCAAGCTGTATGCGCGCATGGTGGCGAAGATCGAGCCGGACTGGATCGAGCCGCTTGCCGGGCACCTGATCAAGAAAAACCACTTCGAGCCCCATTGGGAAAAGAAGCGCGGCCAGGTCGTTGCCTTCGAGCAGATCACCCTGTTCGGCCTCATCGTCGTTGGCCGTCGGCCGGTGCATTTCGGGCCGATCGATCCGGTGGTGTCCCGCGAGTTCTTCATCCGCGAAGGGCTGGTGCGCGGTGAAATCCAGTCCCGGGCCAAATGCCTCGCGGCCAACGCCCAGTTGCTGGAGCAGCTCGACGAACTGGAAGCCAAAGCGCGTCGCCGCGACATTCTGGCCGACGAAGAAACCCTGTACCGCTATTACGACGAACGCTTGCCGGCGGATATTCACCAGACCGCGACCTTCGACGCCTGGTACCGGATGGAGAGCCAGAAGAACCCGCAGCTGCTGATCATGCGCGAGGAAGATGTCCTCGCCCGCGAAGCCAGCGAGGTCACGGCCAATCAGTACCCGGACACCTTGCGTCTGGGCGAACTGACCCTGTCGTTGACCTACCACTTCGAGCCCAACCACCCTCGTGACGGCGTGACCCTGCGCGTGCCGGCACCGCTGTTGCTGTCGTTGCCGGCCGAGCGCCTGGAATGGCTGGTGCCGGGGCTGCTGGAAACCAAATGCGTGGCGCTGGTGCGCAATCTGCCCAAGGCGTTGCGCAAGAATTTCGTGCCGGTGCCGGACTTCGTTAAAGCCGCGTTGCAGCGGATGGTCTTCGCCGAAGGCTCGTTGCCTCAGTCGTTGGGCCGTGAGTTGTTGCGCATGACCGGCGTGCGGGTGACCGACGAAGCCTGGGCGGAAGCTGCGCAGCAGGTGGAAAACCACCTGAAAATGAACCTTGAGGTGGTCGACGCCAACGGCAAGTTCCTCGGTGAAGGCCGTGAGCTGGATGAGCTGACCGCGCGTTTCGCCGAAGCCGGACAGGCGGCATTGGCGGTGCCGCAGTCGGCGAAAGGTCAGCAGCCGGTTGAGGCCAAGGGCTTTGCGGCGGTGGCCGAGAAGACTCAGCAGCAGATCGCCGGGCTGTCGATGACGGTGTATCCGGCGCTGGTGGAAGAGGGCGGTGCGGTCAAGGAAGGGCGCTTCTCGACCCAGGCCGAGGCCGAATACCAGCACCGTCGAGCGCTGCAACGGCTGTTGTTGCAGCAACTGGCCGAGCCGACCAAGTTCCTGCGCAGCAAGTTGCCGGGTCAGACCGAGCTGGCCTTGCTGTACCGCGACCTGGGTCGGGTCGATGGGCTGATCGAAGACATCCTGCTGGCGAGCCTCGACAGCTGCATCCTTGAGGGCGAAACGATATTGCCGCGAGATGGCGCCGGGCTGCTGTCGCTGGCTGAGCGCAAGCGCGGCGGTCTGACCGAGCATGCCGAGCGGCTGGCGAGGCTGACGCTGGAGATTCTCAAGCTGTGGCATGGCCTGCAAAAGCGTTTCAAGGGCAAGATCGACCTGGCCCAGGCCGTGGCGCTGAACGACATCAAGGGTCAGCTGAGCAAACTGGTCTATCCCGGGTTCGTCCGCGAAACACCGGCGGTGTGGCTCAAGGAATTGCCGCGTTACCTCAAGGCCATTGAGATCCGTCTTGAGAAACTCGGCAGCCAGGCACAGAAAGACCGGGTCTGGAGCATCGAGCTGGGCAATCTCTGGGCGCAGTACCAGACCCGCGCCGACAAACATGCCCAGGAAGGCAAGCGTGACCCTGAGCTGGTGGTGTATCGCTGGTGGCTGGAGGAATACCGCGTCTCGCTGTTCGCGCAGCAGCTGGGGACCAAAGTGCCGATCTCTGACAAGCGCCTGAACAAGCAGTGGACCCAGGTCGAGGGGTGA
- the fadD1 gene encoding long-chain-fatty-acid--CoA ligase FadD1 produces MLENFWKDKYPTGIAADIDPDQYPNVQAVLKQSCERFAKKPAFSNLGKTLTYGEMYALSGAFAAYLQQHTDLQPGDRIAVQLPNVLQYPVAVFGAIRAGLIVVNTNPLYTAREMEHQFNDSGAKALVCLANMAHLAEKVVPKTGIKHIIVTEVADLLPPLKRLLVNSVIKYVKKMVPPFHLPKAVKFNDVLAKGHGQPVRDVSPNGDDVAVLQYTGGTTGVAKGAMLTHRNLIANMLQCRALMAANLNEGTEILITPLPLYHIYAFTFHCMAMMLSGNHNVLISNPRDLSAMVKELSKWKFSGFVGLNTLFVALCNNADFRQLDFSSLKLTLSGGMALQTAAAERWKEVTGCSICEGYGMTETSPVASVNPFQKIQMGTIGIPVPSTLCKTINDAGEELPLGEVGELCIKGPQVMKGYWQNQAATDEMLDADGWLKTGDIAIIQPDGYMRIVDRKKDMILVSGFNVYPNELEDVLATLPGVLQCAAIGLPDEKSGEAIKLFVVCKPGTTLSKDQVMEHMRANVTAYKVPRSVEFRDALPTTNVGKILRRELRDEELKKLALKKPA; encoded by the coding sequence ATGCTCGAAAACTTCTGGAAGGATAAATATCCGACAGGTATCGCCGCCGATATCGATCCGGATCAGTATCCGAACGTACAGGCCGTATTGAAACAGTCCTGCGAGCGCTTCGCCAAAAAACCTGCGTTCAGCAACCTGGGCAAGACCCTCACCTACGGCGAAATGTACGCGCTGTCCGGCGCCTTCGCGGCGTATCTGCAACAGCACACCGACCTGCAACCGGGCGATCGCATCGCCGTGCAGTTGCCCAACGTGTTGCAGTACCCGGTCGCGGTGTTCGGCGCCATTCGTGCCGGGCTCATCGTGGTCAACACCAACCCGCTGTACACCGCGCGGGAAATGGAACACCAATTCAACGACTCCGGCGCCAAGGCGCTGGTCTGCCTGGCGAACATGGCGCACCTGGCCGAGAAGGTCGTGCCCAAGACTGGCATCAAGCACATCATCGTCACCGAAGTCGCCGACCTGCTGCCGCCGCTCAAGCGCCTGCTGGTCAACAGCGTCATCAAGTACGTGAAGAAGATGGTGCCGCCGTTCCACTTGCCCAAGGCGGTGAAATTCAACGACGTGCTGGCCAAGGGTCACGGTCAGCCGGTGCGGGATGTTTCGCCCAACGGCGACGACGTCGCGGTGCTGCAATACACCGGCGGCACCACTGGCGTGGCCAAGGGCGCGATGCTCACCCATCGCAACCTGATCGCCAACATGCTGCAGTGCCGGGCGTTGATGGCGGCCAACCTCAACGAAGGCACGGAGATTCTGATCACGCCGTTGCCGCTGTACCACATCTATGCGTTCACCTTTCACTGCATGGCGATGATGCTGAGCGGCAACCACAACGTGCTGATCAGCAACCCGCGTGATCTGTCGGCGATGGTGAAAGAGCTGTCGAAGTGGAAGTTCTCCGGCTTCGTCGGGCTCAACACGCTGTTCGTCGCGCTGTGCAATAACGCCGACTTCCGCCAGCTGGATTTCTCCTCGCTCAAACTCACCCTGTCGGGCGGCATGGCGCTGCAAACGGCGGCGGCCGAGCGCTGGAAAGAAGTGACCGGCTGCTCGATCTGCGAAGGCTACGGCATGACGGAAACCAGCCCGGTTGCGTCGGTTAACCCGTTCCAGAAGATCCAGATGGGCACCATCGGCATTCCCGTGCCCTCGACCCTGTGCAAGACCATTAACGACGCGGGCGAAGAGCTGCCGTTGGGTGAAGTGGGCGAGCTGTGCATCAAGGGCCCGCAGGTGATGAAGGGCTACTGGCAAAACCAGGCCGCCACCGACGAGATGCTCGATGCCGACGGTTGGTTGAAGACCGGTGACATCGCGATCATCCAGCCGGATGGCTACATGCGCATCGTTGATCGCAAGAAGGACATGATTCTGGTCTCCGGCTTCAACGTGTACCCGAACGAACTGGAAGACGTGTTGGCGACCTTGCCGGGCGTCCTGCAGTGCGCGGCCATCGGTCTGCCGGACGAGAAATCCGGCGAGGCGATCAAGCTGTTTGTGGTGTGCAAGCCGGGCACGACCCTGAGCAAGGATCAGGTGATGGAGCACATGCGCGCCAACGTCACTGCTTATAAAGTGCCGCGCAGCGTGGAATTCCGCGACGCCCTGCCGACCACCAACGTCGGCAAGATCCTGCGCCGCGAATTGCGCGACGAAGAGCTGAAAAAGCTGGCGCTGAAAAAGCCGGCGTAA